From the genome of Nitrosopumilus sp., one region includes:
- a CDS encoding ribonucleotide-diphosphate reductase subunit beta — MYSVILTELGISVFNDEKLDKAFAFSNPVKEYLLVKSKESKLNELVNYLASTQRGFSVSDESLLAILKKYSIDCHIMDSDKLDTIQATKPQIIVDSGFASNLQDTLGKLREFALGLSSSKVTEISQSPDLHIIQAINSLDEIDKIANGLSSRLREWYGLHFPELDNIIDSINGYAQIVMAGKRESLTKQVFEEAGFPESKVEMLSLISSKSRGGDISDINLAIVQSIAKQVLDFHELRKKLEDHVESEMQEIAPNVSVILGTAVGARILGRAGSLKKMASLPASTIQVLGAEKALFRSLKTGSQPPKHGLLFQHTMVHAAPRWQRGKIARAVAAKAVIAARVDVYGEGLNHTLLEKLNIRVDEIGKKYENPTEKDTRAPQTFRREGSFGDRRREGGDRRREGGDRRREGGDRRREGGDRRREGGDRRRRQRRS; from the coding sequence ATGTATTCTGTAATTTTAACAGAATTGGGAATATCAGTTTTCAATGATGAAAAACTTGACAAAGCATTCGCTTTCTCAAATCCTGTTAAAGAGTATCTCCTAGTGAAGAGTAAAGAATCAAAATTAAACGAACTTGTAAATTATCTAGCTTCAACTCAAAGAGGATTTTCTGTCAGTGATGAATCATTACTTGCAATTCTGAAAAAATACTCCATTGATTGTCACATAATGGATTCTGACAAGTTGGATACCATACAAGCAACAAAACCACAGATTATTGTGGACTCAGGTTTTGCATCAAATTTGCAAGATACACTTGGAAAACTCAGAGAATTTGCCCTAGGGTTATCATCATCAAAAGTTACAGAAATATCACAAAGTCCAGATCTTCACATCATTCAAGCAATCAATTCATTAGATGAAATTGATAAAATTGCCAATGGCCTAAGTTCAAGACTTAGAGAATGGTATGGGTTACATTTTCCAGAACTAGACAACATAATTGACAGCATTAACGGATATGCACAGATAGTAATGGCTGGAAAACGTGAATCATTAACTAAACAGGTTTTTGAAGAGGCAGGATTTCCAGAATCAAAAGTAGAGATGCTATCATTAATCTCATCAAAAAGCAGAGGAGGAGATATTTCAGATATCAATTTGGCAATTGTGCAATCAATTGCAAAACAGGTTTTAGACTTTCACGAGTTACGTAAAAAACTCGAAGATCATGTTGAATCAGAAATGCAAGAAATTGCACCAAATGTTTCCGTCATATTAGGGACTGCAGTGGGTGCAAGAATTTTAGGCAGAGCTGGAAGTCTTAAAAAAATGGCATCACTTCCTGCCAGCACAATACAAGTTTTAGGAGCTGAAAAGGCATTATTCAGATCATTGAAAACAGGCTCTCAACCACCAAAACACGGATTATTATTCCAACATACTATGGTTCATGCTGCACCAAGATGGCAAAGAGGAAAAATTGCTAGAGCAGTTGCCGCAAAAGCAGTTATTGCTGCAAGAGTGGATGTTTACGGAGAAGGGCTAAACCATACTTTACTCGAAAAACTTAACATCAGAGTTGATGAAATAGGCAAAAAATATGAAAATCCTACTGAAAAAGATACTAGAGCACCACAAACTTTCAGAAGAGAAGGAAGCTTTGGAGACAGAAGAAGAGAAGGCGGAGACAGAAGAAGAGAAGGCGGAGACAGAAGAAGAGAAGGCGGAGACAGAAGAAGAGAAGGCGGAGACAGAAGAAGAGAAGGCGGAGACAGAAGACGGAGACAGAGACGGTCCTAG
- a CDS encoding tRNA (guanine-N1)-methyltransferase: MEFSDEIFQEMVEGDTKILVPKKSITDKVPPKKPAFFNPKGKLNRDFSIIAYAAFLNKFQGPKIFLEGLSGIGARGLRVANELQVEKMFINDLNPSALKMAEYSASLNGLKNIEFHEEEACRFLSGHAKKGERGAIVDIDPFGSPASFFDCGIRATMHGGILSTAATDLQVLNGLFQGACKRKYGGIPVKTEYGNEIAIRLILGCLRTVSARLGVEIIPLFVESEMHYYRTYVKVLNRPDQQENLGYILHCKSCGHRKITLEQEQECELCKSKISIAGPLWIGSIFDKEFVQNMLLETPNLTIDKNCEKILNKCLDESEMQGTYFTLDEVASKMKSSPPKLENAILNLQKNNFLSSVTVFNPTGFRTNANINEIIEVFQSIQ; encoded by the coding sequence TTGGAATTTTCTGATGAAATCTTTCAAGAGATGGTTGAAGGAGATACAAAAATTCTAGTCCCAAAAAAATCAATTACTGACAAAGTACCTCCAAAAAAACCAGCATTCTTCAATCCAAAAGGAAAACTAAATAGAGATTTTTCAATAATCGCATACGCGGCATTTCTAAATAAATTTCAAGGACCAAAAATTTTCTTAGAGGGACTATCAGGAATTGGCGCCAGAGGATTACGAGTTGCAAACGAATTGCAGGTTGAAAAAATGTTCATTAATGATCTAAACCCATCTGCACTCAAAATGGCGGAATATTCAGCAAGTCTCAACGGATTAAAAAATATCGAATTTCATGAAGAAGAAGCCTGTAGATTTCTGAGTGGACATGCAAAAAAAGGTGAAAGAGGGGCAATAGTGGACATAGATCCATTTGGTTCGCCTGCATCATTTTTTGACTGCGGCATCAGGGCAACCATGCATGGAGGAATATTGTCCACCGCCGCAACGGACCTTCAAGTGCTAAACGGTCTATTTCAAGGAGCATGTAAGAGAAAATATGGCGGAATTCCGGTAAAAACAGAATATGGAAACGAAATTGCAATTAGGCTGATTCTAGGTTGCCTCAGAACAGTATCAGCAAGACTCGGAGTGGAAATCATTCCCTTGTTTGTAGAAAGTGAAATGCACTACTACAGAACATACGTCAAAGTTCTAAACAGACCAGATCAGCAGGAAAACTTGGGATATATTTTGCATTGCAAAAGCTGCGGACATAGAAAAATAACATTAGAGCAAGAACAGGAATGTGAATTATGTAAATCAAAAATTAGCATTGCAGGACCTTTATGGATTGGAAGCATTTTTGACAAGGAATTTGTTCAGAATATGCTACTAGAAACGCCCAATTTGACAATAGATAAAAATTGTGAAAAAATACTTAACAAATGCCTCGATGAATCAGAAATGCAGGGAACATATTTTACATTAGATGAAGTTGCATCAAAAATGAAATCATCACCTCCAAAACTAGAAAATGCAATATTAAATTTACAAAAAAATAATTTTCTATCCAGTGTCACAGTATTCAATCCAACAGGATTTAGAACAAATGCCAACATAAACGAAATAATTGAAGTTTTTCAGTCTATCCAATAA
- a CDS encoding fibrillarin-like rRNA/tRNA 2'-O-methyltransferase, whose product MEEDNQSFFWIESEGQEKLATENMVPGNQVYKEKLIIKSNIEYRLWDPFRSKLAAAIMNELEYFPFENKSQVLYLGASTGTTVSHISDIIGSSGIVFSVEHASRVARDFLDRVASHRSNVIPILQDARRPKEYFSVFGKVDVVYVDIAQPDQTQIAMNNCEMFLKKGGYFFLVIKTRSIDVTKPPKRIVAEEIEKLKSRFDVLQTIDLHPYDKDHAMVISKFRS is encoded by the coding sequence TTGGAAGAAGATAATCAATCATTTTTTTGGATTGAATCAGAAGGACAAGAAAAACTAGCAACAGAGAACATGGTTCCTGGAAACCAAGTTTACAAAGAAAAACTAATCATTAAAAGTAATATCGAATATCGCTTATGGGATCCGTTTAGAAGTAAATTAGCTGCAGCAATTATGAACGAACTTGAATATTTTCCTTTTGAGAATAAAAGTCAGGTTTTGTATTTAGGAGCATCCACAGGAACTACCGTCAGCCATATCTCAGACATCATAGGTTCAAGTGGAATAGTGTTTAGTGTAGAACATGCAAGTAGAGTAGCAAGGGACTTTTTAGACAGAGTTGCATCACACAGATCAAATGTCATTCCAATCCTACAAGATGCCAGAAGACCCAAAGAATATTTTTCAGTATTTGGAAAAGTGGATGTCGTCTATGTAGATATTGCACAGCCAGATCAGACACAAATTGCAATGAACAACTGTGAAATGTTTCTCAAAAAAGGAGGTTATTTCTTTCTAGTCATCAAAACAAGAAGTATTGATGTGACTAAACCTCCAAAAAGAATTGTGGCTGAAGAAATAGAGAAATTAAAATCAAGATTTGATGTTTTACAGACAATAGACCTGCATCCCTATGACAAGGATCATGCAATGGTTATCTCAAAATTTAGAAGTTAG
- a CDS encoding 23S rRNA (uridine(2552)-2'-O)-methyltransferase (Specifically methylates the uridine in position 2552 of 23S rRNA in the fully assembled 50S ribosomal subunit) has protein sequence MKLIEARKDHYRKLAHEQGFRSRAAFKLKELNQSYRLIGPGFSVLDLGCAPGGWTQMAVKLVGNQGKVMGVDLSYVEEISGAHIVRENIEDENVIDEVMSYFGHKVNAVICDLSPQVSGNWSVDHAKQISLNYDCTKIMDKVLAHKGNAVFKVFDGEYSMEFKDYVKKKFVRINLTKPQASRKQSSELYCVCMGFIG, from the coding sequence ATGAAACTAATTGAAGCACGTAAAGATCACTATCGCAAACTAGCACACGAACAAGGTTTTCGAAGTAGAGCTGCATTCAAACTAAAAGAACTCAACCAATCGTATCGTCTCATTGGACCTGGTTTCAGCGTACTGGATCTTGGGTGTGCTCCCGGCGGTTGGACTCAGATGGCGGTGAAGTTGGTTGGAAATCAAGGAAAAGTAATGGGCGTTGATTTATCCTATGTTGAAGAAATTTCAGGTGCTCATATTGTACGAGAAAACATTGAAGATGAAAATGTGATTGACGAGGTGATGTCTTATTTTGGTCATAAGGTAAATGCGGTTATTTGTGATCTTTCCCCGCAGGTTAGTGGCAATTGGTCTGTTGATCATGCTAAGCAAATTTCTTTGAACTATGATTGTACAAAAATTATGGACAAAGTTTTAGCACATAAGGGAAATGCTGTTTTCAAAGTTTTTGATGGTGAATACTCTATGGAGTTTAAAGATTATGTAAAGAAAAAATTTGTCAGGATAAATCTTACAAAACCTCAGGCTAGTAGAAAGCAAAGTAGTGAATTGTACTGTGTCTGCATGGGTTTTATTGGATAG
- a CDS encoding dihydroorotate dehydrogenase electron transfer subunit: MQRNHNHPTIVTIEKVIHETPTVRTLVFSDKVMADVLPGQFAMVWIPGVNELPMSVMISQESGKAAFTVRKHGPASTGLFNIKVGGQIGVRGPYGNSFDLKKGKILLVGGGTGLVPMMRLLTFVTPTDDVTVLIGAKSKEEVFFEDLANSLLENNPHNVIVSTDDGSYGEKGFVTDLVEKLVNQAHYDGVYVCGPEVMMYKTVQSAHSRGMFVQASLERMMKCGVGICGSCCVGADLACRDGTVFDGDHLSKNKEFGYFHRNKAGILENY; this comes from the coding sequence TTGCAAAGAAATCATAATCATCCTACAATTGTCACAATTGAAAAAGTGATTCATGAAACTCCCACTGTCCGAACTTTGGTCTTTTCAGATAAGGTGATGGCAGATGTCCTTCCAGGACAATTTGCAATGGTTTGGATACCTGGAGTTAACGAATTACCTATGAGCGTGATGATCTCTCAAGAATCTGGAAAGGCTGCATTCACTGTTAGGAAACATGGTCCTGCTTCCACTGGGTTGTTTAACATCAAAGTGGGAGGACAAATAGGTGTACGAGGTCCGTATGGAAATTCATTTGATCTCAAAAAAGGAAAGATCTTGCTAGTCGGAGGTGGAACCGGACTTGTTCCAATGATGCGCTTGCTTACGTTTGTAACTCCTACAGATGATGTTACTGTATTGATTGGTGCAAAATCCAAAGAGGAAGTATTTTTTGAAGATTTGGCAAATTCTCTTTTAGAAAATAATCCTCACAATGTGATTGTATCCACTGATGATGGCAGTTATGGTGAAAAAGGATTTGTAACTGATCTGGTTGAAAAACTGGTTAATCAGGCTCATTATGATGGTGTGTATGTATGCGGTCCAGAAGTCATGATGTACAAAACTGTACAATCTGCACATTCTAGGGGTATGTTTGTACAGGCTAGTCTGGAGCGCATGATGAAATGTGGTGTGGGAATTTGTGGCAGCTGCTGCGTGGGTGCTGATCTTGCCTGTAGGGATGGAACTGTATTTGACGGAGATCACCTATCAAAAAATAAGGAATTTGGTTATTTTCATAGAAATAAGGCTGGAATTTTGGAAAATTATTGA
- a CDS encoding dihydroorotate dehydrogenase has product MESSIATSIGRIQLDKPVMLASGILGISLDVFNRLYTSGAGAVVTKSISTEPWNGYPNPTIFSVKGGGWINAVGLSNPGAPNFAKMIEPNQDVPIVVSLVGSIPEDFEMMIKQFENCKVIAYELNLSCPHVAKVGLEVGDDSELVRKIVTTVKKSTSVPVIAKVGLGTSNYLNTVGTAIDSGIDAITAINTVRAMAIDVETQLPILSNKFGGLSGTPIKPIALRCVYEISSKYDVPIIGCGGISTWEDAVEFFLAGASAVQLGSAIGDNWVGVFDDINNGILQYMKRKEYSSIKDMVGLAKKS; this is encoded by the coding sequence GTGGAATCTAGTATTGCAACTTCCATAGGTCGAATTCAATTGGATAAACCTGTGATGCTCGCATCCGGAATTTTAGGCATTTCATTAGACGTATTCAATCGATTATACACATCAGGAGCTGGTGCTGTTGTGACTAAATCCATTAGCACAGAACCTTGGAATGGCTATCCTAATCCCACAATCTTCAGCGTAAAAGGTGGCGGTTGGATAAATGCGGTGGGCCTTTCTAACCCAGGTGCGCCCAATTTTGCTAAAATGATTGAACCAAATCAAGATGTTCCAATTGTAGTTAGCTTGGTAGGTTCAATTCCTGAAGATTTTGAAATGATGATTAAACAATTTGAAAATTGTAAAGTTATTGCATATGAGCTGAATTTGTCTTGTCCGCATGTTGCCAAGGTCGGTTTGGAAGTCGGTGATGATTCCGAATTGGTAAGAAAAATTGTAACAACTGTAAAAAAATCCACAAGTGTGCCTGTAATTGCCAAGGTTGGACTTGGTACAAGTAATTATCTAAATACTGTGGGTACTGCAATAGACTCTGGAATCGATGCCATCACTGCAATTAACACTGTTCGTGCGATGGCTATTGACGTTGAAACTCAACTACCTATCCTTAGTAACAAATTTGGAGGATTATCTGGTACTCCGATTAAACCTATTGCATTAAGATGTGTTTATGAAATTTCATCAAAGTATGATGTTCCAATTATTGGATGTGGTGGAATATCCACGTGGGAAGATGCAGTTGAATTTTTCTTAGCAGGTGCTTCTGCCGTTCAGCTTGGAAGTGCGATAGGTGATAACTGGGTTGGTGTTTTTGATGATATTAACAACGGAATCTTACAATACATGAAAAGAAAGGAATATTCTTCAATAAAGGATATGGTGGGTCTTGCAAAGAAATCATAA
- a CDS encoding transcriptional regulator: MVKKKDSLIEDAEKIKAELNELKKKKQVLDPSSKKAEAKPAKKAEAKPAKKAEAKPAKKAEAKPAKKAEAKPAKKAEAKPAKKAEAKPAKKAEAKPAKKAEAKPAKKAEAKPAKKAEAKPAKKAEAKPAKKAEAKPAKKAEAKPAKVKKLTKKELEEAKREAEKTLEEELEEQLSDEEIENFQIEKVDMERLTNKVCDILAERESDGMFQGELWKKLKLTNQIGSRLALKLERMGTITREKLLENNRWTYKLILKKTPISTQSIENAPCLVCTVEQKCSLDGEISPKNCQMIEDWVISDLKKSVKSK, encoded by the coding sequence ATGGTGAAGAAAAAAGATTCTCTAATTGAAGATGCAGAAAAAATTAAGGCTGAGCTTAATGAATTAAAAAAGAAAAAGCAGGTATTAGATCCATCCTCAAAGAAGGCTGAAGCAAAGCCGGCAAAGAAGGCTGAAGCAAAGCCGGCAAAGAAGGCTGAAGCAAAGCCGGCAAAGAAGGCTGAAGCAAAGCCGGCAAAGAAGGCTGAAGCAAAGCCGGCAAAGAAGGCTGAAGCAAAGCCGGCAAAGAAGGCTGAAGCAAAGCCGGCAAAGAAGGCTGAAGCAAAGCCGGCAAAGAAGGCTGAAGCAAAGCCGGCAAAGAAGGCTGAAGCAAAGCCGGCAAAGAAGGCTGAAGCAAAGCCGGCAAAGAAGGCTGAAGCAAAGCCGGCAAAGAAGGCTGAAGCAAAGCCGGCAAAGAAGGCTGAAGCAAAGCCGGCAAAAGTAAAAAAATTGACAAAAAAAGAATTAGAGGAAGCTAAACGAGAAGCTGAAAAAACCTTAGAAGAAGAACTTGAAGAACAACTTTCTGATGAAGAAATAGAAAATTTTCAAATCGAAAAAGTTGACATGGAGAGATTGACAAACAAGGTATGTGATATTTTAGCTGAACGTGAATCTGATGGAATGTTCCAAGGTGAATTGTGGAAAAAACTTAAACTTACAAATCAGATTGGTTCTCGTCTGGCATTAAAACTTGAAAGAATGGGTACTATTACGAGAGAGAAACTTCTTGAAAATAATCGTTGGACTTACAAGTTAATCTTAAAGAAAACTCCCATTAGCACTCAATCCATTGAAAATGCACCGTGTCTAGTTTGCACTGTCGAACAGAAATGTTCACTAGATGGTGAGATTAGTCCTAAAAATTGTCAAATGATTGAAGATTGGGTGATATCTGATCTAAAAAAGTCTGTGAAGTCTAAATGA
- a CDS encoding ribonuclease HII → MQVCGIDDAGRGSMLGPLVIAGIMLDKKNIRKLSALGVKDSKKLSSKLRESLYKKIIEIVDDYYVAKISPRMIDASVKKHCLNDLEAKYMAKVVSKLNPDVSYVDSCDVNPSRFGRVISQLSDNHKIKSYHHADSRFVVVSAASILAKVTRDRVIMKLRKDHNLGSGYPSDSVTVKFVTKYYKKNNEMPRFVRKSWKPVQKIIGKSNF, encoded by the coding sequence GTGCAAGTTTGTGGAATTGACGATGCTGGTCGTGGTTCTATGTTGGGACCTTTGGTGATAGCTGGAATCATGTTGGATAAAAAAAATATACGTAAATTATCTGCTTTAGGCGTTAAGGATTCAAAGAAACTTTCCTCAAAATTGCGAGAATCTCTTTACAAAAAGATTATTGAAATCGTCGATGATTACTATGTGGCAAAAATTTCTCCTAGAATGATTGATGCTAGCGTTAAGAAACATTGTTTGAATGATCTGGAGGCAAAGTATATGGCAAAAGTTGTGTCTAAACTAAACCCTGACGTATCATATGTGGATTCTTGTGATGTTAATCCCTCTAGATTTGGAAGAGTAATCTCTCAATTATCTGACAATCACAAGATCAAATCATACCATCATGCAGATAGTAGGTTTGTAGTAGTTTCTGCAGCGTCTATTCTCGCTAAAGTTACTAGGGATAGGGTCATCATGAAATTACGAAAGGATCATAACTTGGGCAGTGGATATCCTTCTGACTCAGTAACTGTAAAATTTGTAACAAAATATTATAAGAAAAATAATGAAATGCCTAGATTTGTGCGTAAAAGTTGGAAACCTGTCCAGAAAATTATTGGAAAATCTAACTTCTAA